TTAAGTTAACTCTTCAACCATTCAAGTTAAGCAAATAACCATACAACACAGTACGAAGGCTATATCCAATACTGACTTAATGTCCTCTATTTTTTAAAACTTTCAGTCATCATAACTGCACACGTTATCCTCTCCAGACCAACAGCCCTTAGTATATGTGACAAGTATGATAGGAATTACTATGCTACAGTTTGAAATGTGTAATGAAACTTGCAAGAAAGTACTAAGCACAATGTCAGTTCACCACAATGAGATTCTTGCTCAACTGATCGCCCTTGGAACGTTACAGGCAGCATTTCATGTGCTGAGTGAGGTAAGGGTCAGTATAATTCTGTGCTGCATCGTATTCAGAAACCAGGCGTTTGATGAGTGACAGTTTTTCATGCAGATACTGAAACCTCTTCTTGGCATCTTGGAACTCCTGATCACGCTTTGTTTCCTCATAttcctgaataatttgtttttgtatgcTCTGTAAAAACAAAGTTTGAGAATGGTAATACAGTCAAGAAATGTAATTGATTTAACTACCTATTACTTAAAACTGAAAGCCTTCCAAGTTCATCTCTAATCATACCTTCCATTCAGGGCTAAACTTTACTTGTTGCTTTAAGCTCTTTTCTAAATCAGCAAATCTCTGGGAAACTTTTTCAACTTCAGAGTGAAGTCTTCTGTATTCTGAATAATCTGCATTGAAGTCTGCTTTATATTTACTCCATTGCTCCctgttcattatttttgtgtaattCCTGTAAAAATTAGTAACAGTTAGTGGACTGAAAGGATTTCTACAATTTACTGATATAGTGTGACAAACTGAGTCAGAAAAAAATTTTTCCTAATTTGTTACCATAATAGCCACTAGAAATATCAAGCATACTCACTCTAATGTCCAATGTAATATAGAAGTTGAAAATAACATTACGAACTACAAAGATAATTTACACAGAAAAGAAATATGTTCTCACAGTGTACCAGTTATTGGGGCTTCTTCCCAATGCGAGTCATATATGAAGTGTATTTATATGTTGCCATTGCTTAaatgagtcattccatgtcaaatcaacacctATTTTACCTATTATTTTATACTTATAGtgggcactgagactaagaaaaataccaaatttcaattttttatctcaaaccattcctgaaatatggctatgtaaacttttcaaaaacagccaaaaatgtgtgaacggacttttttttaaattgtcctaggagctgccctaatcgagctagagaactgggaaaggtgtcattttgcatgctctttccagggatatacaacaaaacatagcttctaGTTAATAACCTTTTCCAAATACTAATTTATAttctgatttaattttaatttttttacaaaaagtacataactgaaaattttcaaaatatttccataactacttcatactattgtaaatcacatggcaaaatataaatctgggatgatgatgggttcattgttaaaaaaaatattccagactcttgtttttcactggccctagtttgaccaaattgacctttaacaaacaggaacttctttaaaatatactgaaaggtaagtaaaaaaagtattagaaatatcaaaacatcaccttattaaacgaaaactaatcagcatattttataattaagttgactgcttattttaatttcatacaacttcactaacaatatattaaccgatataacaaaaacaagaaattgagcatttaactacaaactgaaataaagtatgaataagtacaagtatttacataatagttctggtcaatgatgtttgaaatggaactattaaacaaattaaatacgcAATGCTTGTTTTTAAGTAAGAGGTATCTgtacatagctaaatttaacacaataggtactaacaataattttgaaacaactttctataaaatatacattaacactaacctgacacaaaaattaagttttgagttgaaagcagtttcccaataaaCTGTCTAGGAacttcacatattacattttaatatagctgactgggtttggtttacatcactttcattaagaatgtatgttctcccTGTTGGAATAAATGGATTCACATTTGTGAGAACATCCAGGATAAGAGAACGACTTACCTggtccacatggatgaagaaaagttattttcacttcatcaagttcttcgtttttttctaaaatgtacccaagtcaccagtttctgccatatacagtggtgacatagcctgatacatcttgtaacttcagtttgtctggtgatTTAGTTACTTCCCTCTCCCAACTCTGTATGTCACGTGAGAAGTATTTGACaattaattttgatgtagtgttgggaatgaaagtgtcaaattgctgtgttcctttgattgtcaatggctcttcaagtcggctttttaagaatatttctgaagcagcgtaGTCTTCTTGGgtggaatatgcaaaatcaacatttgtgatatCTACTGCCCACTCAAATATATCTCGTGCTGTTTGGATCTTattttggtatggcctttgcaaacttacacgagctgccagtctctttactgaaccccctactccatcacaaggccctttcccatgtgctgtggctgaaaagtgccactcagcttttatgttgaagtcttcctcatg
The nucleotide sequence above comes from Schistocerca piceifrons isolate TAMUIC-IGC-003096 chromosome 7, iqSchPice1.1, whole genome shotgun sequence. Encoded proteins:
- the LOC124805037 gene encoding RNA polymerase II elongation factor ELL-like, encoding MSVNYTKIMNREQWSKYKADFNADYSEYRRLHSEVEKVSQRFADLEKSLKQQVKFSPEWKSIQKQIIQEYEETKRDQEFQDAKKRFQYLHEKLSLIKRLVSEYDAAQNYTDPYLTQHMKCCL